Proteins from one Nomia melanderi isolate GNS246 chromosome 3, iyNomMela1, whole genome shotgun sequence genomic window:
- the LOC143174357 gene encoding uncharacterized protein LOC143174357, whose protein sequence is MTGISNAEAIVIVQALKTIKNQQTTNSIMFTDSMRVILSIQKMTMENEIITNIIQLTTELYNDNYKVTFAWVLAHHGINGNDITDKAANEATMIQINRDIKVPVKDIKKQTERITYEKWENKWTIENSD, encoded by the coding sequence ATGACCGGTATATCTAATGCAGAAGCAATAGTAATTGTACAAgctttaaaaacaataaaaaaccaaCAAACAACCAATAGCATAATGTTTACTGACTCGATGAGGGTAATCTTATCAATCCAGAAAATGACCATGGAAAATGAGATTATCACTAACATTATTCAACTGACTACAGAATTATATAACGACAACTATAAGGTAACCTTCGCCTGGGTTCTAGCACACCACGGAATCAATGGAAACGATATAACAGACAAAGCAGCAAACGAGGCCACCATGATACAGATAAATAGAGACATAAAAGTTCCAGTTAAAGACATAAAGAAACAGACCGAAAGAATAACATACGAGAAATGGGAAAATAAATGGACCATAGAAAACTCTGACTGA
- the LOC116432928 gene encoding uncharacterized protein LOC116432928 isoform X2 codes for MDELQNGNNPELIHYEPELSVNFNEDIAHISLHPVEELEEDMFDYETDISLQDINSESKEQVVPSSQLSNSHKYPEELTSSDDEVDEGIFEDEASSNLVLLNDNTHNSEPP; via the exons ATGGATGAACTGCAAAATGGGAATAACCCTGAGCTAATTCATT ATGAACCAGAACTGTCtgtgaattttaatgaagaCATTGCGCATATATCACTTCATCCGGTAGAAGAATTAGAAGAAGATATGTTCGATTATGAAACTGACATTTCATTGCAGGACATAAACAGTGAATCTAAG GAGCAAGTGGTACCTTCTAGTCAGTTGAGTAACAGTCATAAATATCCTGAGGAGCTTACCAGTTCAGATGATGAAGTAGATGAGGGCATATTTGAAGATGAAGCGTCATCTAATTTAGTGTTGTTGAATGATAACACACACAATTCAGAACCTCCATGA
- the LOC116432928 gene encoding uncharacterized protein LOC116432928 isoform X1, with amino-acid sequence MDELQNGNNPELIHCRSDTSNNNSRLMEYRNLDNRTDDPLNEPELSVNFNEDIAHISLHPVEELEEDMFDYETDISLQDINSESKEQVVPSSQLSNSHKYPEELTSSDDEVDEGIFEDEASSNLVLLNDNTHNSEPP; translated from the exons ATGGATGAACTGCAAAATGGGAATAACCCTGAGCTAATTCATTGTAGGTCTGATActagtaataataacagtagATTAATGGAGTATCGTAATTTGGATAATCGTACAGACGATCCACTCA ATGAACCAGAACTGTCtgtgaattttaatgaagaCATTGCGCATATATCACTTCATCCGGTAGAAGAATTAGAAGAAGATATGTTCGATTATGAAACTGACATTTCATTGCAGGACATAAACAGTGAATCTAAG GAGCAAGTGGTACCTTCTAGTCAGTTGAGTAACAGTCATAAATATCCTGAGGAGCTTACCAGTTCAGATGATGAAGTAGATGAGGGCATATTTGAAGATGAAGCGTCATCTAATTTAGTGTTGTTGAATGATAACACACACAATTCAGAACCTCCATGA
- the LOC116432926 gene encoding uncharacterized protein LOC116432926 isoform X1: MRGKRRRLPVVSIRVGNELSGIGPLSVRRTGSPAMLLPLLLLPLVAAAPLNPSLKNYVLDIENGILKNVQYSSDASTELDLSSMGLRSLEKNALDNVSTIRSLNLANNSIESLPQFMFSNLTNLEQLNLADNKLTTLENLFVRLDKLQILNISNNPVMHLRRGHMFGLTKSATILTKNNVFWSISTGAFANSFLKTEEELKQLEKMKAEADIEQTHQEKEKGMDMTKEESLKIECPQSNKVIKPGQMLKLCMSDKTVISIEPLDDGVKIAKGSSCLELPIDEKEKKVSLRGLGIRGFQEGWYDMSYLPIASLDLSNNDITEITREMLNDLPADLIYVNLAENRIRGIYSQVIENRHLRMLNLKNNLIENIEEGALQKTNLTGLYVLGNQLDNLSFVASLPQTLTELVVSSNHIASISDNAFSNLPRLVYLNLANNNIKKLQNNVFQGLESLQVLIVTRNSLMEIERQAFNNLKQLTTLYLHRNSLTKLQKGTFTELESLKDLNLAWNKFEEITKDTFACLPETLDFLHVDFNEISSLEAGSFVNVPRFTLSLTGNKISSIPKGTFDLPTLRDLHLNNNTLTTIDGDSYEGLPQLKRLWLTDNLITVIPKGSCKNLGSLNVLDISKNPFGKLENGALYGLSTARGNFLYVYDNQLKELQAGVFDDV, encoded by the coding sequence GTTCTCCAGCGATGTTGTTGCCGCTGCTGTTGCTGCCTCTAGTGGCAGCCGCGCCATTGAATCCATCTTTGAAAAACTACGTCTTGGACATCGAAAACGGAATCCTCAAGAATGTCCAATACAGCAGCGACGCCTCCACAGAACTCGATTTGTCAAGCATGGGACTCCGAAGTCTCGAAAAGAACGCCCTGGACAACGTCTCTACCATACGATCCTTGAACCTAGCCAACAACTCTATAGAATCTCTACCGCAATTCATGTTCTCGAATCTGACGAACTTGGAGCAACTGAATCTAGCCGACAACAAGCTCACCACTTTAGAAAACCTCTTTGTGCGGTTAGACAAGCTTCAAATACTGAATATCTCTAACAATCCTGTGATGCATCTTCGTAGGGGACATATGTTTGGCTTGACTAAGTCCGCGACAATCCTAACAAAGAACAACGTCTTCTGGAGTATAAGCACTGGCGCGTTCGCTAACTCATTCCTAAAAACCGAGGAAGAACTAAAACAGCTGGAAAAAATGAAAGCTGAAGCCGACATCGAACAAACACAccaggaaaaagagaaagggatGGACATGACCAAGGAGGAATCTTTGAAGATCGAATGCCCGCAGTCCAATAAAGTCATAAAACCAGGCCAAATGTTGAAACTGTGCATGTCTGACAAGACAGTGATTTCTATAGAGCCTTTAGACGATGGTGTGAAAATCGCTAAAGGAAGTTCGTGTCTAGAATTGCCGATAgacgagaaggaaaaaaaagtgaGTCTGCGGGGTCTAGGAATTAGAGGCTTCCAGGAGGGTTGGTACGATATGTCGTATTTGCCAATCGCTTCTCTGGACTTGTCCAATAATGACATAACTGAGATTACCAGGGAGATGCTGAACGACCTGCCAGCGGACTTGATTTACGTGAATCTCGCAGAGAACAGGATCAGAGGCATTTACAGCCAGGTGATCGAGAATAGACATTTGAGAATGTTGAACCTTAAGAATAATCTTATAGAGAACATCGAAGAAGGTGCTCTGCAGAAAACGAATCTGACTGGTTTATACGTTCTCGGTAATCAATTGGACAATTTATCTTTCGTAGCTAGTTTGCCTCAAACTCTGACGGAGCTGGTCGTTTCTAGTAATCACATAGCTTCGATCTCCGACAACGCTTTTTCGAATCTTCCTCGATTAGTCTACCTGAATCTAGCCAATAACAACATCAAAAAGCTTCAGAACAATGTCTTTCAAGGTTTAGAGTCCCTCCAGGTGCTGATAGTTACGAGGAACAGCTTGATGGAGATCGAACGCCAGGCGTTTAACAATCTGAAACAATTAACTACTCTGTATCTTCACCGCAACTCTTTGACCAAACTGCAGAAAGGTACATTCACTGAATTGGAGAGCCTGAAAGATCTGAACTTGGCTTGGAACAAATTTGAAGAGATCACCAAGGACACTTTCGCTTGTCTGCCGGAAACTTTGGACTTCTTACACGTTGACTTTAACGAAATAAGCAGTTTGGAAGCTGGCAGTTTCGTCAATGTTCCACGATTCACTTTATCGCTCACGGGGAACAAAATTTCGAGCATTCCAAAGGGGACTTTCGATCTTCCGACGCTCAGGGatcttcatttaaataataatactttgaCGACTATCGATGGGGATAGTTACGAAGGTCTACCGCAATTGAAACGACTTTGGCTGACTGATAATCTAATCACGGTGATACCGAAAGGTTCGTGCAAGAATTTGGGCAGCTTGAATGTTCTCGACATCTCGAAGAATCCGTTCGGGAAGCTGGAGAATGGCGCTCTGTACGGACTCAGCACAGCAAGAGGCAATTTCTTATATGTTTATGACAATCAACTAAAAGAACTTCAGGCTGGAGTATTCGACGACGTCTAA
- the LOC116432926 gene encoding uncharacterized protein LOC116432926 isoform X2 yields the protein MINGSFCARNYIIDVNCSPAMLLPLLLLPLVAAAPLNPSLKNYVLDIENGILKNVQYSSDASTELDLSSMGLRSLEKNALDNVSTIRSLNLANNSIESLPQFMFSNLTNLEQLNLADNKLTTLENLFVRLDKLQILNISNNPVMHLRRGHMFGLTKSATILTKNNVFWSISTGAFANSFLKTEEELKQLEKMKAEADIEQTHQEKEKGMDMTKEESLKIECPQSNKVIKPGQMLKLCMSDKTVISIEPLDDGVKIAKGSSCLELPIDEKEKKVSLRGLGIRGFQEGWYDMSYLPIASLDLSNNDITEITREMLNDLPADLIYVNLAENRIRGIYSQVIENRHLRMLNLKNNLIENIEEGALQKTNLTGLYVLGNQLDNLSFVASLPQTLTELVVSSNHIASISDNAFSNLPRLVYLNLANNNIKKLQNNVFQGLESLQVLIVTRNSLMEIERQAFNNLKQLTTLYLHRNSLTKLQKGTFTELESLKDLNLAWNKFEEITKDTFACLPETLDFLHVDFNEISSLEAGSFVNVPRFTLSLTGNKISSIPKGTFDLPTLRDLHLNNNTLTTIDGDSYEGLPQLKRLWLTDNLITVIPKGSCKNLGSLNVLDISKNPFGKLENGALYGLSTARGNFLYVYDNQLKELQAGVFDDV from the exons ATGATAAATGGATCCTTTTGCGCGCGAAACTACATAATCGACGTAAATT GTTCTCCAGCGATGTTGTTGCCGCTGCTGTTGCTGCCTCTAGTGGCAGCCGCGCCATTGAATCCATCTTTGAAAAACTACGTCTTGGACATCGAAAACGGAATCCTCAAGAATGTCCAATACAGCAGCGACGCCTCCACAGAACTCGATTTGTCAAGCATGGGACTCCGAAGTCTCGAAAAGAACGCCCTGGACAACGTCTCTACCATACGATCCTTGAACCTAGCCAACAACTCTATAGAATCTCTACCGCAATTCATGTTCTCGAATCTGACGAACTTGGAGCAACTGAATCTAGCCGACAACAAGCTCACCACTTTAGAAAACCTCTTTGTGCGGTTAGACAAGCTTCAAATACTGAATATCTCTAACAATCCTGTGATGCATCTTCGTAGGGGACATATGTTTGGCTTGACTAAGTCCGCGACAATCCTAACAAAGAACAACGTCTTCTGGAGTATAAGCACTGGCGCGTTCGCTAACTCATTCCTAAAAACCGAGGAAGAACTAAAACAGCTGGAAAAAATGAAAGCTGAAGCCGACATCGAACAAACACAccaggaaaaagagaaagggatGGACATGACCAAGGAGGAATCTTTGAAGATCGAATGCCCGCAGTCCAATAAAGTCATAAAACCAGGCCAAATGTTGAAACTGTGCATGTCTGACAAGACAGTGATTTCTATAGAGCCTTTAGACGATGGTGTGAAAATCGCTAAAGGAAGTTCGTGTCTAGAATTGCCGATAgacgagaaggaaaaaaaagtgaGTCTGCGGGGTCTAGGAATTAGAGGCTTCCAGGAGGGTTGGTACGATATGTCGTATTTGCCAATCGCTTCTCTGGACTTGTCCAATAATGACATAACTGAGATTACCAGGGAGATGCTGAACGACCTGCCAGCGGACTTGATTTACGTGAATCTCGCAGAGAACAGGATCAGAGGCATTTACAGCCAGGTGATCGAGAATAGACATTTGAGAATGTTGAACCTTAAGAATAATCTTATAGAGAACATCGAAGAAGGTGCTCTGCAGAAAACGAATCTGACTGGTTTATACGTTCTCGGTAATCAATTGGACAATTTATCTTTCGTAGCTAGTTTGCCTCAAACTCTGACGGAGCTGGTCGTTTCTAGTAATCACATAGCTTCGATCTCCGACAACGCTTTTTCGAATCTTCCTCGATTAGTCTACCTGAATCTAGCCAATAACAACATCAAAAAGCTTCAGAACAATGTCTTTCAAGGTTTAGAGTCCCTCCAGGTGCTGATAGTTACGAGGAACAGCTTGATGGAGATCGAACGCCAGGCGTTTAACAATCTGAAACAATTAACTACTCTGTATCTTCACCGCAACTCTTTGACCAAACTGCAGAAAGGTACATTCACTGAATTGGAGAGCCTGAAAGATCTGAACTTGGCTTGGAACAAATTTGAAGAGATCACCAAGGACACTTTCGCTTGTCTGCCGGAAACTTTGGACTTCTTACACGTTGACTTTAACGAAATAAGCAGTTTGGAAGCTGGCAGTTTCGTCAATGTTCCACGATTCACTTTATCGCTCACGGGGAACAAAATTTCGAGCATTCCAAAGGGGACTTTCGATCTTCCGACGCTCAGGGatcttcatttaaataataatactttgaCGACTATCGATGGGGATAGTTACGAAGGTCTACCGCAATTGAAACGACTTTGGCTGACTGATAATCTAATCACGGTGATACCGAAAGGTTCGTGCAAGAATTTGGGCAGCTTGAATGTTCTCGACATCTCGAAGAATCCGTTCGGGAAGCTGGAGAATGGCGCTCTGTACGGACTCAGCACAGCAAGAGGCAATTTCTTATATGTTTATGACAATCAACTAAAAGAACTTCAGGCTGGAGTATTCGACGACGTCTAA
- the LOC116432926 gene encoding uncharacterized protein LOC116432926 isoform X3, producing the protein MLLPLLLLPLVAAAPLNPSLKNYVLDIENGILKNVQYSSDASTELDLSSMGLRSLEKNALDNVSTIRSLNLANNSIESLPQFMFSNLTNLEQLNLADNKLTTLENLFVRLDKLQILNISNNPVMHLRRGHMFGLTKSATILTKNNVFWSISTGAFANSFLKTEEELKQLEKMKAEADIEQTHQEKEKGMDMTKEESLKIECPQSNKVIKPGQMLKLCMSDKTVISIEPLDDGVKIAKGSSCLELPIDEKEKKVSLRGLGIRGFQEGWYDMSYLPIASLDLSNNDITEITREMLNDLPADLIYVNLAENRIRGIYSQVIENRHLRMLNLKNNLIENIEEGALQKTNLTGLYVLGNQLDNLSFVASLPQTLTELVVSSNHIASISDNAFSNLPRLVYLNLANNNIKKLQNNVFQGLESLQVLIVTRNSLMEIERQAFNNLKQLTTLYLHRNSLTKLQKGTFTELESLKDLNLAWNKFEEITKDTFACLPETLDFLHVDFNEISSLEAGSFVNVPRFTLSLTGNKISSIPKGTFDLPTLRDLHLNNNTLTTIDGDSYEGLPQLKRLWLTDNLITVIPKGSCKNLGSLNVLDISKNPFGKLENGALYGLSTARGNFLYVYDNQLKELQAGVFDDV; encoded by the coding sequence ATGTTGTTGCCGCTGCTGTTGCTGCCTCTAGTGGCAGCCGCGCCATTGAATCCATCTTTGAAAAACTACGTCTTGGACATCGAAAACGGAATCCTCAAGAATGTCCAATACAGCAGCGACGCCTCCACAGAACTCGATTTGTCAAGCATGGGACTCCGAAGTCTCGAAAAGAACGCCCTGGACAACGTCTCTACCATACGATCCTTGAACCTAGCCAACAACTCTATAGAATCTCTACCGCAATTCATGTTCTCGAATCTGACGAACTTGGAGCAACTGAATCTAGCCGACAACAAGCTCACCACTTTAGAAAACCTCTTTGTGCGGTTAGACAAGCTTCAAATACTGAATATCTCTAACAATCCTGTGATGCATCTTCGTAGGGGACATATGTTTGGCTTGACTAAGTCCGCGACAATCCTAACAAAGAACAACGTCTTCTGGAGTATAAGCACTGGCGCGTTCGCTAACTCATTCCTAAAAACCGAGGAAGAACTAAAACAGCTGGAAAAAATGAAAGCTGAAGCCGACATCGAACAAACACAccaggaaaaagagaaagggatGGACATGACCAAGGAGGAATCTTTGAAGATCGAATGCCCGCAGTCCAATAAAGTCATAAAACCAGGCCAAATGTTGAAACTGTGCATGTCTGACAAGACAGTGATTTCTATAGAGCCTTTAGACGATGGTGTGAAAATCGCTAAAGGAAGTTCGTGTCTAGAATTGCCGATAgacgagaaggaaaaaaaagtgaGTCTGCGGGGTCTAGGAATTAGAGGCTTCCAGGAGGGTTGGTACGATATGTCGTATTTGCCAATCGCTTCTCTGGACTTGTCCAATAATGACATAACTGAGATTACCAGGGAGATGCTGAACGACCTGCCAGCGGACTTGATTTACGTGAATCTCGCAGAGAACAGGATCAGAGGCATTTACAGCCAGGTGATCGAGAATAGACATTTGAGAATGTTGAACCTTAAGAATAATCTTATAGAGAACATCGAAGAAGGTGCTCTGCAGAAAACGAATCTGACTGGTTTATACGTTCTCGGTAATCAATTGGACAATTTATCTTTCGTAGCTAGTTTGCCTCAAACTCTGACGGAGCTGGTCGTTTCTAGTAATCACATAGCTTCGATCTCCGACAACGCTTTTTCGAATCTTCCTCGATTAGTCTACCTGAATCTAGCCAATAACAACATCAAAAAGCTTCAGAACAATGTCTTTCAAGGTTTAGAGTCCCTCCAGGTGCTGATAGTTACGAGGAACAGCTTGATGGAGATCGAACGCCAGGCGTTTAACAATCTGAAACAATTAACTACTCTGTATCTTCACCGCAACTCTTTGACCAAACTGCAGAAAGGTACATTCACTGAATTGGAGAGCCTGAAAGATCTGAACTTGGCTTGGAACAAATTTGAAGAGATCACCAAGGACACTTTCGCTTGTCTGCCGGAAACTTTGGACTTCTTACACGTTGACTTTAACGAAATAAGCAGTTTGGAAGCTGGCAGTTTCGTCAATGTTCCACGATTCACTTTATCGCTCACGGGGAACAAAATTTCGAGCATTCCAAAGGGGACTTTCGATCTTCCGACGCTCAGGGatcttcatttaaataataatactttgaCGACTATCGATGGGGATAGTTACGAAGGTCTACCGCAATTGAAACGACTTTGGCTGACTGATAATCTAATCACGGTGATACCGAAAGGTTCGTGCAAGAATTTGGGCAGCTTGAATGTTCTCGACATCTCGAAGAATCCGTTCGGGAAGCTGGAGAATGGCGCTCTGTACGGACTCAGCACAGCAAGAGGCAATTTCTTATATGTTTATGACAATCAACTAAAAGAACTTCAGGCTGGAGTATTCGACGACGTCTAA